The genomic DNA AGAGAACGGAAAGATACTCGACTTGGGGATTGGGGAAGGCCGCAACTCCATCTATTTTGCCAGCAAAGGATGGAGCGTGGACGGCGTCGACATTGCGGATACGGCGGTTGATCGATGCAGGCAAATGGCGAATCAAACGGGATTCGATATCCATGCCAGTATAGGTGATTTAAGGGACTTTCATATTCAACCCGAATCCTACTCCTTGATCATAATGGCGAACATCCTTAACTTCTTTCATGACGATGAAATCAACGCGATTTTGAAAAAGGTAAAAGCCGGTTTGATTGAAGGGGGACTTGCCTATATTCAGGCATTTGACATACACGATCCAAGCTTCTCCAAGAGGCTCCACCTTTTAGACGAAAAATTCAACAATACCCTATACAATCCAAAAACCGACAGCTACATGCATTATTTTACGGTGGATGAATTGCAGGAATCATTCATGGGATACAAAACGATAAAATGCTCCCAATCCATCCAGATGGATCTCGGCCATGGTGAGCCGCATCATCACGGATTGATCGAGCTGTTGGTGCAGAAGAATAAAGATACTGAATTAGGAAAAGAGGAATTGAATGTACAAAGATCATGATTTAGTCATTCGAAAAATAGAAGAACGAGACTTAGAACGATTGTGGGAACTAGCCTATAAAGAAGATGCGCCCGAATGGAAAAGGTGGGACGCGCCTTACTTTCCCTTTAAATCCATGACCTTTGAACAATTTTTGGAGCAGAAATCATCCTGGGTGAATCAAGATCACCGATGGATCATTACTGTACAGGACGTAGTCGTCGGGACCGTTACCTACTATTTTGAAGACGATCAATCAAGATGGTTGGAGATGGGCATTACTTTATATCAAGGGAATGAATGGGGAAAAGGCATCGGAACCCGGGCACTGAAGCTTTGGATTGACCATATCTTTCAAACATTGCCGCTCACCAGAGTGGGCTTAACCACATGGTCAGGAAATGAACGCATGATCCGAGCAGCCGAAAAGCTGGGCATGCAAATGGAAGCGCGCATCAGAAAAGTCCGCTACTTCGAAGGCAATTATTATGATTCCATCCGAATGGGCATCTTGAGGGAAGAATGGGAAACGTTGACGACTGCAGCCCAAATTTGATGCCA from Falsibacillus albus includes the following:
- a CDS encoding class I SAM-dependent methyltransferase, whose amino-acid sequence is MTQSKQFWNEKYAEQEDLWGLRPEQTLVTYEKLIPENGKILDLGIGEGRNSIYFASKGWSVDGVDIADTAVDRCRQMANQTGFDIHASIGDLRDFHIQPESYSLIIMANILNFFHDDEINAILKKVKAGLIEGGLAYIQAFDIHDPSFSKRLHLLDEKFNNTLYNPKTDSYMHYFTVDELQESFMGYKTIKCSQSIQMDLGHGEPHHHGLIELLVQKNKDTELGKEELNVQRS
- a CDS encoding GNAT family N-acetyltransferase, which codes for MYKDHDLVIRKIEERDLERLWELAYKEDAPEWKRWDAPYFPFKSMTFEQFLEQKSSWVNQDHRWIITVQDVVVGTVTYYFEDDQSRWLEMGITLYQGNEWGKGIGTRALKLWIDHIFQTLPLTRVGLTTWSGNERMIRAAEKLGMQMEARIRKVRYFEGNYYDSIRMGILREEWETLTTAAQI